The sequence aaaagtgttttaagagctttacacatttctgcttaggctttgcagaaatcacaaacagtccatataaaacagaacgtGGATTCCAATTTGAATGTTCTGTTCAACCTTAAGACAGCGCCAAAATAGTATCTAAGGTTACAGCTTGAAGCCTGTGTGgcgccacagcagcatttaaggcggaatggtaaattagcagcatttaaggtgcgatagcaaattcatgtgagttatttatgcaaggaaaagtgtgtttaaagtgcatatttaagaaagctaagtaGATAGCAAGCTACTTACACGTAATGCTGTAGCATTAGCAGCGTGTGTACCTCAACTTAGACTCAAGCCACCTGAATAATAATGAGGCAGCAGGCAGGTAAACCAGAGGAATGATTATTAACATTTAATGGTATGATCATAGACTGTGTAACCGCACCCATCCCCAAAGGTTTtaatagcaaaacagacaactttcaatcacgttttttctaatatgctgtaattctacctccattatttaaatgcaacagctagtgtagactctgcttatattgtcaaatttttatatccccagagaattcgtttttaaaaacggtattcagctctattcaaaaaaggtgtggttattgtaaaagggctggttatgggcgggaccagagactgtaaaaaagatggacgctgtgtcgctgaatgaaaatgaagctaaaatcttcctccatgttggcgatcctgaaacccgagtctgcgcagtaaagaccagaggagggagaaagactgtggagagacagcctactcatttaaataaccccgcccctgagggctgccttgcAGTCACAGGCTGCaaagcagagcggagctgacggtctgttattggtcccgcccataaccggctcttttacaataaccacaccttttttgaatagagctgaataacgttttaaaaaacgaattctgtggggatataaaaatgtaacaatataaacagaggttacattagctgttgcatttaaataaaggaggtagaattacagtatattgggaaaaaacgtgattgaaagttgtctgttttgccattgaaacctatggggatgggtggggttacacagctttctgcaaccgaataGCAGCGGgcgccgacctgtggtggcttcacttttgagagatgatgctctgtccagctatatacagtctatgggcgggaccaataactgaccgtcagctccgctctgctccgctctgcagcctgtgactgccctcaggggcggggttattaaaatgagtaggctgtctcaacacagtctttctccctcctctggtctctactgcgcagactcgggtttcaggatcgccaacatggaggaagattttggcttcattttcattgaatgaatgggaacggcgacacggcgtccatcttttttacagtctctgggtatgatccactttaggtgTGCTTGAAatcatataacaatatttttccaGGCATAGAtaccatccatcttccttttgattatattccagatgtttttagtttggtaaaatcaaagaaactcatcatttttaagtagtctcttatttttttcacagctgtaaAGTCATTTGTTTCAAGCCATTGTTTCCAATGAGGTCAAGACTACATATCCCATCATGCTTCTGCTGCTCACGTGACCTGTCAGGTCCGGGACTTGCAGGAAGAGGGTTGATGACTCGTTTCTAGAAGGTGGGGAAACACATTCAGCTCTGCGGGTCTGGTAGGAAATTTATCTAAATTTAGACTGAAATATAATGAATACAGCCGGGGTTTACTCTTACAGACTCAGCTTAAACTGAACAGCGGAGAAACTAACAGGATATATAACCGTACAGGAGCTGCAGGGCTAACTCTGGACTGTGCTAACCTAGCCTagctgctaactagctaacgctaacttaaCCTGTGTCTATAGTATACATACAATACTAACTTAGCCtagttagccagttagctagctgACTAACTAGATGACACCTTATCTAAAGTTTTAATAATCGACCACATTATATCTAGGTCAGTGTTTTTATTATCTAAATACCTGCAGCTTCTTTTCTAGACGTTTGTTCAGTttctaactagctagcttacttACATATGTGCAGTATTTCACACAAGTGAGTAAGTTACACCCCTCacttttttgaaaatattttattcatatcttAGGTGCCAGAGGAAACTGTCAGAAACCTCTAAAGAACTATTTTATGTGGCAGTGGTTTTCATATATAACTctctttttttctaaaaaataactaatataaaagctgcatgttcGGATAAAGGGATCTGCTcactacaaataaaaaataaattgaaataaaatgttaaaatgttaaagaaaCAATAGCTTGCTCATCACTTTAAAcggtgctgtctgtttacaaataataacaaaagttgctatgtttgaaaaatattgagatTGTTATTTCTTTTTCCAATATCACCCAGACTTAGGAGCGGGTGTGTTAAATGTAGTGTCcttgctctctcactttctctttcaccTAATGGCAAATTGTTGCAGTAAGACGATTACCAACACCCTGAAGCTGAGCTGCATGTATAATATAAAGTGATTGATTTAATATGGTTTAATATTATGTTGGTTAATAGAGAAAcctgttgtttttgtatttaaatcTAAGAGAGCTGAATTGGGACTTTTAGTTCACGCTGGTCGATTTGTAGACATTTGATTTTACTGAGATGAAaaggtaaaacaaaacaaacaaaacacaagtcAATCTAGTTTAACTGGTTTAATACATTTATGTGATCTAATTATGTCTTTTAAGTATGTGCCAATATGCCATATTGTTGTCCATGTCACACTAAAAAGCCTGTTTGGCAGTTGCTTTAATTTAGCAGTTGCTCTGTACATTgggcttgattttttttattgattaatagaAATGTTTAAACATCACTTAGAATAAAATCTATTTAGATTGTCTTTAATGTTATTAGAAGTCATACATTTAATTTGTCTGTAAAGATGCTAGTTTGGAGATTGTATAGATGCTAGTTTGGAGTTGTATGatggaaaaacttttttttaattttatgtacAGCACAGTACACACTGCAGTAACCAATTCTGATTCCAATGGACTGGATTTCTTCACAGTTTTATGTTAATTTGCAGGTTTAATAAGTCTGTTAGGGCATGGAAATCAGTAAACTGTGCTGGGCTCCTGTTGCCCATATCTGCTTTAAAAAAAGCGCTTAAATAGCCTCCCTTTGTTGCAGTAGTAGCCTTAGGTATACAGTACATTTGATTGCAAATGAGCATTATTAGTGTTTATACCCATTCAGATGACACTTGGCAGTAGGTATGGCATGGACTGACCCAATAGGCTTGTGTGGGCCTGTCTGACATGGTCCCTGACGGTGCTTTTTTTCAGGGATATGCAAGCTGTATCTGCAGTTAGAAGCCTGTGTTAGTGATGGGTTCATCTGAATCTAGCTGGATTGGCTAATTAGTGTGGTGCATAGATTGTTATAAATTGTTATAAATTGTGTTTAAGCTGACTGACCTCTATCTTTCTCTAAATATTGTTCAGGTTGAAGAGCCAGCAGGCAGTGTTGTTGTGATGGAGGGGGAATCTGATGCACTACTGACCGCCTTGACTGACTCTTTAAAAGTGTCAGAGTCAGAAAGTCACAACAATGCAGAGCAGGAGGACGACCGCTTCTATGACTGTGAAGAGGCATTTCATGCAGAGAGCACATCACTTCCAGGACAGACCATCGTAAACCACATAGAGACGACACTCAGTACTACATCTGATGAGGGacagcacacacacttacagagacATGCTCCTAAAGGGCCAGGTAACCCTGACGCATCAAATACAGAGAAAGATTCAGCGGATTCAGAGGTTTCTGAAACCCGTGAAGCCAGAGCTGCTAAAAGGAGGCATGAGTCACTAGAGGAAAATGCTGCGTTGGATGATGGAGTGCATGAGGAACAGGAGCAATGGGAGAAGACtgtagaagaagaagaggaggaagaggaggaggaggaaaagaggaCAGATTCTGATTCAGAATTCAAGGAGGAATCTACAGAGAAATGTGAATTTGATGAGGAGTATCTGCGAGAAGCAGAGAAAGACCTGACAGACGAAGAGAAAGAGGTGAACACCATGTCCATCGTATTTATTGGCCACATCAGTAGTTATCAGTGCATctctttgtatattttatattttttccctcTGCTGATTCACACCAACATAAACTCAGGAACAACTTGTTACTATAATGCTGATGATTTGTCAGTTTTAGtagagcagaaataaaaaaactttaaagatACACCAAAATCAGGGTTAAAATAATAATTGGGAATTTAGCAGACACTCTTATTCAGAGTGCTACAAAATTGCTTAATCATTTATTTGAAAAATCCAGGGCTGGTATCGATAAACCCCAGATTTTTAATTCTACCAGAATTGACAAAATAGCCACACAGTAACCACAATAATCCCTTCAACATCTATCTATAATAAGGAAACAGTTTACAAAAATTCTGTTGATGTTCAATAATATGTTTTATCTAAACCCCACCTGTTTGTCCCTGAGACTTGCTTAATTGATTCataataactatatattttacatattctcTTCATAGAGCAGAAGAGCGGAGAGTATGGCACTAAAAGAGAAAGGCAATGCCCAATTCAAAAGTGGAGGTAAGATGTTTCTGTTTATCTGCTGACACTTTTGCTTGGGTTTTTCGCAGCAGGAATGGTGTTTCACTTGCAAGGTTTTGTGAGGAGTTGTGAGACAAGGGTGCCCTTAGTCCACTCTTTTTGTAATCATTGGAGAATTCCTCCTCATTTTTTGGCAGCTGGcaattaaatatactgtaagaAAAACTGCCACAGGGTCTAAATTAAGTCTTAATAAACTTTCAGTCACTGGGGAAGAGTTAAGGGAGTTAGGAGCTTAATAAGCAGCACTTGCTCTATTACTGTTAGAGcagtaattcattattttgcaTTAAAGCTAATAACATGCAACAATTGCAGCATGTATGTAGTTAGTCCCACCCTGTAGAAACACTGGCCCATTGGAGAGAGCATTTTAACGGCGCAATTGTACTGCTAATCTTTGTTTATTAGACACATataaggagaggagagaggcGCATAGCTAAATGAGCTGCATGGTTTGGTCTGACATGCTGGTGCTCGAGTGCAACATCTAGTGGCAGAAAGGACCATATACAGgacctttaaaatacatttacctAGTGTACTTTATCCTGATCACAAATTCATTACTCTCCAGTTTCAATATTCTCAACATGAACAAACGGACTTGTGttcaaaaagtttaaaatgtgtgTAGGTATGTGTGCTGTAGGTGTTTTAAACctgatattataataataaaaacaacatttcttAATGTGAATATTATCAGATCACAAAGAGGCTGAGGAATTCTACACTTCTGCACTGAAGATCTGTCCTGTGTGTTACAGCAAGGAAAGGTCCATTCTCTTCTCTAACAGAGCTGCTGCGCGTCTTCACCTGGTAAAACTTTACACATGCTGTTATCTCACACAGTGAGCCTTTTTATAAAGCGTGTACAATTTATATGGTTGTAGAAAGCAATTCTGTGcatcctttttaattttttttattaacagacaCTGACTATACAAATGTCTCTGAATGAACTCTCTAGAGAACATTCATACACATCAATGACAGGgtcttaaaatatttataaaaatgagaATATTGGATTTATTTATTCAAGTCAATTTTAATCTAGTTGAAGCACCTCATTTTACCCATGATGGTCTTAAATTTGTGAACAAAACAAACCTGCTGTGAGTTTGATTAAttggcaaaaaacaaacaaaaataaatttactATTTGCTCTACTATTGCTCATCTTTGTTTGctgaatgtaaaaatatataattcagagCTAGCCATCCTAAAGTACACCCATATGGTGGGGTAAAGCTATAAAGCTATAAAGTTCATATC comes from Astyanax mexicanus isolate ESR-SI-001 chromosome 17, AstMex3_surface, whole genome shotgun sequence and encodes:
- the ttc1 gene encoding tetratricopeptide repeat protein 1, whose amino-acid sequence is MEGESDALLTALTDSLKVSESESHNNAEQEDDRFYDCEEAFHAESTSLPGQTIVNHIETTLSTTSDEGQHTHLQRHAPKGPGNPDASNTEKDSADSEVSETREARAAKRRHESLEENAALDDGVHEEQEQWEKTVEEEEEEEEEEEKRTDSDSEFKEESTEKCEFDEEYLREAEKDLTDEEKESRRAESMALKEKGNAQFKSGDHKEAEEFYTSALKICPVCYSKERSILFSNRAAARLHLDKKEEAISDCSKAIELNPNYLRAILRRAELYEKTEKLDEALEDYKNVLEKDPSIPAAREACMRLPRQIEERNEKLKEEMLSKLKDLGNMFLRPFGLSTANFQVNQDSNTGSYSVNFVQGPNNNNR